In Methanolobus chelungpuianus, the following proteins share a genomic window:
- a CDS encoding type 1 glutamine amidotransferase: protein MKVLIAKNIPHEGPGILKSVLDMNGIHYDIIDLDLLGPETRMLLPDPSEYNAVFVFGGPDSANDESGKMIAELEIIKRAVENEIPYLGICLGMQALVKACGGNVFKNEVREVGTRGPDGRYFTMDICPERDNDPLFRGLAGSLNIFHLHGETVSLPEDMELLATGKFCRHQIVKTGKNAYGIQGHLELTPEMFNEWMSVDAELRSGDTERIAPDFLANYDEYRNNGERLFTNFLQLAGLIG from the coding sequence ATGAAAGTACTCATAGCCAAGAACATACCGCATGAAGGGCCGGGTATCCTCAAGTCCGTCCTTGACATGAACGGTATCCACTACGATATTATTGATCTTGATCTCCTTGGTCCTGAGACCCGGATGTTGCTTCCTGACCCCTCTGAATATAATGCAGTCTTTGTTTTCGGCGGCCCTGACAGTGCCAATGATGAAAGCGGCAAGATGATTGCTGAGCTTGAAATAATAAAGCGGGCAGTGGAAAATGAGATACCATACCTTGGTATCTGCCTTGGCATGCAGGCGCTTGTGAAGGCATGCGGGGGGAACGTGTTTAAGAACGAAGTACGGGAAGTGGGAACAAGAGGACCGGACGGCAGATATTTCACAATGGACATCTGTCCGGAAAGGGATAATGACCCGCTTTTCAGAGGACTGGCAGGTTCTCTTAATATATTCCACCTGCATGGTGAGACCGTCAGCCTGCCTGAGGATATGGAATTGCTTGCCACGGGGAAGTTCTGCAGGCACCAGATCGTAAAGACCGGTAAGAACGCCTATGGAATACAGGGCCATCTGGAACTGACCCCGGAAATGTTCAACGAGTGGATGTCGGTTGACGCGGAATTAAGATCTGGAGACACTGAGAGGATCGCACCTGACTTCCTTGCCAATTATGACGAATACAGGAACAACGGGGAAAGACTGTTCACCAATTTCCTGCAGCTTGCAGGACTAATCGGGTAA
- a CDS encoding PGF-CTERM sorting domain-containing protein: MSPLLLVVLILAGVQAASATSGMMDDFNQFYNTNNTRLDTCSTCHGEDIESLNPYGADYGENDGDLEAIESLDSDGDGFSNQEEITTLTFPGDAESMPGAVNDEAPEEPVTEENDGLIGDEPASEEPVPDAEQQSPGFEAILGIVGILSAMYLLKRR; encoded by the coding sequence ATGTCACCATTACTGTTGGTGGTATTAATACTTGCAGGAGTACAAGCTGCATCTGCTACATCCGGGATGATGGACGATTTCAATCAATTCTACAATACCAATAACACAAGACTGGATACATGCTCTACCTGTCATGGTGAAGACATTGAGTCTCTGAATCCATATGGTGCTGATTATGGGGAGAACGATGGCGACTTGGAAGCCATAGAATCCCTGGACTCTGATGGGGATGGGTTCAGCAATCAGGAAGAGATAACTACTCTGACATTTCCCGGAGATGCTGAAAGCATGCCGGGAGCAGTGAATGATGAAGCACCTGAGGAACCTGTCACGGAAGAGAATGATGGCTTAATAGGGGATGAGCCAGCATCAGAAGAGCCTGTTCCAGATGCTGAGCAACAGTCCCCGGGATTTGAAGCCATACTGGGGATTGTAGGTATACTGTCGGCCATGTATCTGTTAAAGAGAAGGTAA
- a CDS encoding aminoacyl-histidine dipeptidase: protein MDAITKEILALFEEINAIPRCSGHEENIANWLKEQALSAGLGFKFDSVNNVLISVPASPGYETLPAVILQGHMDMVCEKTQASAHDFSRDPISHIIEGDWLRADGTTLGADNGIALAMALVLARHRKIPHPPLELLFTVDEETGLTGANELMPDFISGKILLNLDSEEEGVFITGCAGGLTTTISLPLERAPLPASHKVYRLAVTGLAGGHSGVNIHEKRANANKLLAAVLGSLMDNASLHILSISGGSAHNAISRHAEALVGMPLENIKRAEEIVMRAEEEARRIYAAHDTSLSVTLSIQQEDEGLHVIPHETAQKILSLLNELPHGVARMSADMPGLVQASSNLAVIRTEGDQLVIITSQRSSASSELQEITGKITSTARSMGAEVRHGSGYPAWQPDPLSPLTRRCKDIYSEIFAKEPAIEVIHAGLECAVIGSKYPGMEMISFGPTIRNPHSPEERLYIPSVPKVWKFLIALLASFR from the coding sequence ATGGACGCGATAACAAAGGAAATACTTGCACTTTTTGAGGAGATCAACGCTATTCCCCGATGCTCCGGGCATGAGGAGAACATAGCCAACTGGCTGAAAGAACAGGCCCTTTCTGCCGGTCTCGGCTTCAAGTTCGACAGCGTGAACAATGTCCTTATCAGCGTACCCGCATCACCGGGCTATGAGACCCTGCCGGCAGTAATACTTCAGGGTCATATGGACATGGTATGTGAAAAGACGCAGGCCTCCGCCCATGACTTCAGCAGGGATCCCATAAGTCACATTATCGAAGGCGACTGGCTCAGGGCAGACGGCACTACGCTCGGGGCTGACAACGGCATTGCCCTTGCCATGGCCCTGGTGCTTGCACGCCATAGGAAAATACCTCATCCACCGCTTGAGCTGCTCTTCACTGTGGATGAGGAGACCGGGCTTACGGGTGCAAACGAGCTGATGCCGGATTTTATTTCCGGGAAGATCCTGCTCAACCTTGATTCAGAAGAGGAGGGCGTATTTATTACAGGCTGTGCAGGCGGCCTGACCACTACCATCAGCCTTCCTCTTGAACGCGCACCTCTCCCGGCAAGCCACAAAGTGTACCGCCTGGCAGTCACCGGCCTTGCCGGAGGTCACTCGGGCGTGAATATCCATGAGAAGCGGGCCAATGCAAATAAACTGCTGGCAGCTGTCCTAGGCAGCCTTATGGATAACGCCAGCCTGCATATCCTGAGCATCAGCGGAGGCTCTGCACATAACGCTATCTCCCGTCATGCAGAGGCACTTGTGGGCATGCCTCTGGAGAATATTAAGCGCGCGGAGGAGATCGTTATGCGTGCAGAAGAAGAGGCCAGGAGGATTTATGCTGCACATGACACATCCCTGTCTGTCACTCTCTCAATACAGCAAGAAGATGAGGGTCTGCATGTAATCCCTCATGAGACTGCCCAAAAGATATTATCCCTGTTAAACGAACTGCCTCATGGCGTTGCCAGAATGTCCGCTGACATGCCCGGGCTTGTACAGGCATCAAGCAATCTGGCGGTTATCAGGACCGAAGGCGACCAGCTTGTTATTATCACAAGCCAGCGCAGTTCGGCCAGCTCAGAGCTGCAGGAGATAACCGGTAAGATCACATCCACAGCAAGATCCATGGGTGCCGAAGTCAGGCACGGCAGCGGTTATCCTGCGTGGCAGCCCGACCCCTTATCGCCTCTTACCAGGCGCTGCAAGGACATCTACTCCGAAATATTTGCAAAGGAGCCTGCTATCGAAGTGATACATGCGGGCCTTGAGTGTGCGGTAATCGGCTCCAAGTATCCGGGCATGGAAATGATATCCTTCGGGCCCACTATACGCAATCCTCATTCTCCGGAAGAAAGGCTTTACATTCCCTCGGTCCCGAAAGTATGGAAGTTCCTGATCGCCCTGCTAGCTTCTTTCAGATAG
- a CDS encoding O-acetyl-ADP-ribose deacetylase, giving the protein MYGQKKCKIDVILGDIVEQEVDAIVNAANSSLLGGGGVDGAIHRAAGPQLLEECRTLDGCPTGEARMTRAYRLPAKWVIHTVGPVWNGGSAGEDMLLESAYMNSLRLAGEYGLRSIAFPGISIGAYGFPVERASVIAAGAVSRFLETGSTLTDIRLVCFNEIAYSTYSMAVDELFRK; this is encoded by the coding sequence ATGTACGGTCAAAAAAAGTGTAAGATAGATGTTATTCTGGGGGATATCGTGGAGCAGGAAGTGGATGCAATTGTGAACGCAGCCAATAGCTCACTCCTTGGCGGTGGCGGGGTCGATGGGGCAATCCACAGGGCCGCAGGCCCGCAGCTCCTCGAGGAATGCAGGACCCTGGATGGCTGTCCCACAGGCGAGGCGCGGATGACCCGCGCTTACAGGCTGCCTGCAAAATGGGTGATACACACAGTCGGCCCTGTATGGAATGGAGGCAGCGCCGGAGAAGACATGCTGCTCGAAAGCGCATACATGAACTCACTTCGTCTTGCCGGGGAGTACGGCCTAAGAAGCATCGCCTTTCCGGGGATCAGCATTGGAGCGTATGGTTTTCCGGTAGAGAGGGCTTCTGTGATAGCTGCCGGGGCTGTTAGTAGATTCCTTGAGACAGGTAGCACCCTTACAGATATACGCCTGGTATGCTTCAATGAGATTGCATATTCGACCTATTCAATGGCAGTTGATGAGCTGTTCAGGAAATGA
- a CDS encoding PGF-pre-PGF domain-containing protein: MTGIKNDPLFGQIFGQITRKISLVFALALLTLTCLTFPLPAYAQTSATVYPSGQDVYANSTFSIYVDIEPATPFVGAQLDVQFDKGLITADKVEEGGLFGRDSIPHLLNKGSIDNSAGTVTGSYAVTLGGTSISSPGTFIRIDCTAGSKEGYCPLVLSNVILSDSQGRPIPVTVENGGVFIRSEAGNQEGTNESSPGGGNAPAGGGGAGGGSSATSEDAGNICLKEVKGIQVLSNTTVMYRFNEQGNPVEYISYHSLKNAGQITSTIEVLNNLSATVTHTPPGTVYRHVNIWVGKQGYATEENIQGTVIGFRVPKDWIMKNGFHAGSIRMYRFNEGNWYELQTGITGEDAAFVFFEADTPGFSPFAITAFAMATSSTQSNSNPLEGLVADVYGTAENDTQSEAAVSDQEVAGIQALGQNSAFFLIAALLFVTAIGGFLRKE, from the coding sequence ATGACAGGGATAAAAAATGATCCATTATTCGGGCAAATATTCGGGCAAATTACAAGGAAAATATCTCTGGTGTTTGCTCTTGCACTTCTTACATTGACATGTCTTACCTTTCCTTTGCCTGCATACGCCCAGACCAGTGCTACTGTTTACCCGTCCGGTCAGGATGTGTACGCTAACAGCACTTTCAGCATTTACGTAGATATAGAACCTGCAACCCCGTTCGTAGGCGCACAGCTGGATGTGCAGTTCGACAAGGGTCTCATCACAGCAGACAAAGTAGAAGAAGGGGGACTGTTTGGAAGGGACAGTATCCCTCACCTGCTCAACAAGGGAAGTATTGATAATTCTGCGGGCACTGTAACAGGCTCGTATGCAGTGACCCTGGGCGGGACTTCTATCAGCTCGCCGGGCACTTTCATACGCATCGACTGCACAGCAGGCAGCAAAGAAGGATACTGCCCTCTTGTCCTTTCGAACGTCATACTGAGTGACTCGCAGGGCAGGCCGATTCCTGTCACGGTAGAGAACGGAGGTGTTTTCATCCGCAGTGAAGCGGGTAATCAGGAGGGCACCAATGAAAGTAGCCCAGGAGGCGGAAACGCCCCGGCCGGAGGAGGAGGCGCGGGTGGAGGCAGCTCAGCTACATCGGAAGATGCAGGAAACATCTGCCTGAAAGAAGTAAAAGGTATTCAGGTACTAAGCAATACCACGGTCATGTACCGTTTCAACGAACAGGGAAATCCTGTTGAGTATATCTCCTATCACTCGCTGAAGAATGCAGGCCAGATAACAAGCACGATCGAAGTGCTCAACAACTTGTCGGCAACAGTTACACACACTCCGCCAGGGACCGTTTACAGACATGTCAACATATGGGTCGGAAAACAGGGATACGCCACGGAGGAGAATATACAGGGAACTGTTATAGGCTTCAGGGTGCCAAAAGACTGGATCATGAAGAATGGATTCCATGCTGGCTCTATCCGCATGTACAGGTTCAATGAAGGCAACTGGTATGAGCTCCAGACCGGGATTACAGGCGAGGACGCCGCATTCGTGTTCTTCGAGGCAGACACACCGGGCTTTTCCCCTTTTGCGATCACGGCCTTTGCAATGGCCACAAGCAGCACGCAGAGCAATTCCAATCCGCTTGAGGGCTTGGTAGCAGATGTCTACGGGACAGCAGAGAACGATACGCAAAGTGAAGCAGCCGTAAGTGACCAGGAAGTGGCTGGCATTCAGGCACTTGGCCAGAACTCGGCATTCTTCCTTATAGCAGCCCTGCTATTTGTCACAGCCATCGGTGGCTTCCTGAGAAAGGAATGA
- the iorA gene encoding indolepyruvate ferredoxin oxidoreductase subunit alpha → MPLSSKRILMGNEAIALAAMQAGVQIASGYPGTPSSEVMETIASHAKKYGIYAEWATNEKVALETAVGAAYSGARAIVTMKQVGLNVASDPLMSLSYIGVKGSLVILVSDDPGPHSSQTEQDTRAFGHFANIPVLDPSTPQEAYDMTLLAFRLSHEMETPVILRTTTRVSHGCADVITGDIAQVARDIEGFVRDKRWTIFPKLTSQRHPLLEELQVRLSDRFSGYFRDNSFNSISRGNSSIGIAVSGVSYLYAKEATRDYPGTFSLFKVGTVYPFPEKAALEFLEGITDLIVIEELDPYLEEQFLQLAGRHHLNVRVHGKKDGCFPVSGEYDVDVVIDGINRALEGSDEDVPALSHSSPAINPADVPHLPVRAPTLCAGCMHRTVFYAFKKAAGRLRSKQGVDSVFSGDIGCYTLGNAQPLNMVDTCLCMGAGISIAAGLSHTQEYTSGKRAKQVAFIGDSTFFHSGIAAVVSAVYNNADITIAVLDNRTTAMTGHQPHPGIGMTAVGSPAKIIDIADVLRSCGVGMVRTAEADSLDECVAAATESMQFEGPSAIVFRGRCVAISKGAGQYVIDKDKCTRCRLCISQLGCPAIFSVSSGLPVIQDTCSGCDLCAQVCPSGAIALKEVSQ, encoded by the coding sequence ATGCCATTGTCCAGTAAACGTATACTAATGGGTAACGAAGCCATCGCTCTTGCTGCGATGCAGGCCGGCGTGCAGATAGCAAGCGGGTACCCCGGCACACCTTCCAGCGAGGTTATGGAGACCATAGCCTCCCATGCAAAAAAATACGGCATCTACGCCGAATGGGCCACCAATGAGAAGGTGGCGCTCGAAACAGCAGTGGGTGCCGCGTACTCGGGTGCCAGGGCCATTGTCACCATGAAGCAGGTGGGCCTGAACGTAGCTTCCGACCCTCTCATGAGCCTTTCATACATAGGAGTGAAAGGCTCTCTTGTGATACTTGTTTCCGATGACCCGGGCCCGCACTCATCCCAGACCGAACAGGATACAAGGGCATTCGGACACTTTGCAAATATACCTGTCCTTGATCCGTCGACGCCGCAGGAAGCCTATGACATGACCCTGCTGGCCTTCAGATTATCCCATGAGATGGAAACACCTGTGATACTCAGGACCACAACCCGGGTCTCACACGGATGCGCTGACGTGATAACCGGGGACATAGCGCAGGTTGCCAGGGACATAGAGGGATTTGTCAGGGATAAAAGATGGACCATCTTCCCCAAACTCACATCCCAGAGGCATCCCCTGCTGGAAGAGCTCCAGGTAAGGTTGTCGGACCGTTTTTCCGGATATTTCAGGGACAATTCGTTCAACTCAATATCAAGAGGGAACAGCAGCATTGGCATTGCTGTATCTGGTGTCTCATACCTCTACGCAAAAGAGGCCACAAGGGACTATCCTGGCACATTCTCACTGTTCAAGGTGGGAACCGTGTATCCATTCCCCGAGAAGGCGGCTCTCGAATTCCTGGAAGGCATTACCGATCTGATAGTAATAGAGGAACTGGACCCTTATCTGGAAGAACAGTTCCTCCAGCTGGCTGGCAGGCATCATCTCAATGTAAGGGTGCATGGAAAGAAGGATGGCTGCTTCCCTGTTAGCGGGGAGTACGATGTCGATGTTGTCATTGACGGTATCAACAGGGCTCTTGAAGGAAGCGATGAAGATGTGCCTGCTCTCTCTCATTCGTCGCCTGCGATCAATCCTGCAGATGTGCCTCATCTTCCTGTAAGGGCACCCACCCTGTGTGCGGGCTGCATGCACAGGACAGTCTTCTATGCATTCAAGAAAGCTGCAGGCAGGCTGAGATCAAAACAAGGGGTCGATTCAGTCTTCTCCGGTGATATAGGCTGCTATACACTTGGAAATGCCCAGCCCCTGAACATGGTCGACACATGCCTCTGCATGGGAGCCGGTATCAGCATTGCTGCGGGGCTCTCACATACACAGGAATACACCAGTGGAAAAAGGGCAAAACAGGTGGCATTTATCGGCGATTCGACCTTCTTCCATTCGGGGATAGCTGCCGTTGTCAGTGCCGTGTATAACAATGCGGACATCACCATCGCTGTTCTTGACAACCGCACAACGGCCATGACCGGACACCAGCCACACCCGGGCATCGGCATGACTGCTGTGGGTTCCCCTGCGAAGATAATCGATATCGCGGATGTTCTCAGGAGCTGCGGGGTCGGTATGGTCAGGACCGCTGAAGCGGACAGCCTTGATGAGTGCGTGGCTGCAGCCACGGAGTCCATGCAGTTTGAAGGGCCTTCAGCTATCGTTTTCAGGGGCAGATGTGTTGCTATCAGCAAGGGAGCCGGGCAGTATGTTATAGATAAGGACAAATGTACAAGATGCAGGCTCTGCATATCCCAGCTGGGTTGCCCTGCCATATTCTCGGTGTCTTCGGGCCTGCCTGTTATTCAGGATACATGCAGCGGATGCGATCTGTGTGCTCAGGTGTGCCCTTCGGGAGCTATTGCACTGAAGGAGGTCTCACAATGA
- a CDS encoding sodium:solute symporter family protein — translation MLNHILLVLYVIGIILLSLRLKQGTFSGFVISDRNVKHPAVIGIAYMAAYFSAASFLGGGGFGLIAGLPWIIWAVFFHVAFACLAFIIAPRIWTFSQKYDAKTVPQLLERRYNSERGKVLLAGIMLVMYTVYLVAIFKGCANLFQGLLGVTYVQGLLIAVVIVALYYVIGGLPAILWISFLQGLIMLVGAVFLYGGLISNGGGLGIWELIPENVLSMSGAAVPWQKTFGNAFAISLGLLALPDLLIMLFSAKDKRVVRFAGIYGPISITIYSLCIFSLGVLAYGVFSSEQLAPFMTNPDGLVPFLATSLLPTGFDSIVLLAAISAAMSTMSAIVLVTTTSLTSDIMKYLRPATSDDRVLLMTRIVGVVIIIVSAFFAIDVPQMIVPLVSVSMGVIACCVFIPLIFGLYWDRGTSTGFTASLIASFGSVVLWQLFGNPLIHPVFIGLICGTVAYLGGSLAVARPIQATAGETEAPVEAY, via the coding sequence ATGCTTAATCATATCCTCCTGGTATTGTATGTCATTGGAATTATCCTGCTTTCCCTCAGGCTCAAACAGGGGACGTTTTCAGGATTCGTGATATCGGACCGTAATGTGAAGCATCCCGCAGTCATAGGCATAGCCTACATGGCTGCCTACTTCAGCGCAGCCTCTTTCCTGGGAGGAGGGGGCTTCGGGCTTATCGCAGGCCTTCCATGGATCATCTGGGCTGTATTCTTCCACGTGGCCTTCGCATGCCTTGCCTTCATCATCGCACCCAGGATTTGGACATTCTCGCAGAAGTACGATGCCAAGACGGTACCCCAGCTACTGGAGCGCAGGTACAATTCTGAGAGAGGAAAGGTTCTGCTTGCAGGCATCATGCTGGTGATGTACACGGTCTACCTGGTTGCCATCTTCAAAGGCTGCGCCAATCTGTTCCAGGGTCTCCTGGGAGTGACATACGTTCAGGGACTGCTGATAGCTGTGGTCATCGTAGCTCTGTATTATGTTATAGGAGGACTCCCGGCCATCCTCTGGATAAGCTTCCTGCAGGGGCTTATCATGCTGGTGGGCGCCGTGTTCCTTTACGGAGGGCTGATCTCAAATGGCGGCGGCCTGGGTATATGGGAACTTATCCCTGAGAATGTACTCAGCATGAGCGGAGCCGCAGTCCCCTGGCAGAAGACCTTCGGGAACGCCTTTGCAATAAGCCTGGGACTCCTGGCACTGCCTGACCTGCTCATCATGCTGTTCTCTGCCAAAGACAAGAGAGTGGTCCGTTTTGCAGGCATCTATGGCCCTATATCCATCACCATCTACTCCCTGTGTATCTTCTCCCTGGGAGTGCTGGCATACGGGGTGTTCAGCTCTGAGCAGCTGGCACCCTTCATGACAAATCCGGACGGCCTGGTGCCTTTCCTGGCTACATCGCTGCTGCCAACCGGATTTGACAGCATAGTGCTACTGGCGGCGATATCTGCAGCCATGTCCACCATGAGCGCCATCGTGCTGGTGACAACAACCTCACTGACCTCCGATATCATGAAGTACCTGCGTCCGGCCACTTCAGACGACAGAGTGCTCCTGATGACAAGGATAGTGGGTGTAGTGATCATAATTGTGTCGGCGTTCTTTGCGATCGATGTACCCCAGATGATCGTACCCCTGGTGTCCGTAAGCATGGGTGTGATCGCCTGCTGCGTCTTCATCCCGCTGATATTCGGACTTTACTGGGACCGCGGCACTTCTACAGGTTTCACCGCCAGCCTGATAGCAAGCTTTGGTTCTGTGGTGCTCTGGCAGCTATTCGGAAATCCGCTTATCCATCCCGTATTCATCGGCCTGATATGCGGTACTGTGGCCTACCTGGGAGGAAGCCTGGCAGTTGCCCGCCCGATCCAGGCAACTGCAGGAGAGACTGAGGCACCAGTTGAAGCGTATTAA